The DNA sequence GATCTGAACTACCCCTACAACCAAGGACAAAACATATTCATttgcatgaatatgctttgcacatGATAAGATATCATGACCAAAGGTTTGGACAGCATGTTAGGttcaaatattatttttataatctAATAATGAGACACCGTTCCCAACAATCAGCTTCAATTTTCCTACGCACCAACTTAGAAGACTCCTTCTCAACTACGTTGCAAGCTTTACATGAATAGCTGCAGTCTACACCTTCTGATCAATTGCCAAACCAATTACTGCATTTTGCAACTTCATTGTGAGGCACTAGAGCTTATTGGAATAGATCACATAGGGATCTCACTATAATGGTACACCAATTGGGAGCACCTACATTGTTCTTCACATTGAGTGTGGCTGATACAAAATGGCTAGAACTACATAAATTATTTCCAGCCAACCACTCTTCAAAACATCAATCCACAAAGAAAACATCTATAGAAAACATTGTCCACAATCCACATGTTACAGCATTGTTCTTGCATTTTAGATTCACAATATTCTGTGAGGAGATCATTGACAAAGTTTTCAAATCAAAAGACCATTGGTACAGGTATGAATGACAACATCGTGGCTCTGCACATATACATGGCTTTTTGTGGTTGCCGAATGCACCTAATATGGACGATTTAGACTGGTCTAACAATGATGATGTGTAATCAGCTAAGTCTTTTTTTGATAGATATGTTACAACATGGAATCCTCACAGCCAACTTGCCCGAGAGAATAGACTGCACACTACTTCACGATTTGATCCATGCATGTCTAATACAAACCAAATTCTATCTGCTGACCCATTCTCTGATTATGAAGAACTCATCAATGTTGTTCAACAGCATACAAAATGCTCTGCTCATACTTGCTTAAAAAAAAAAGGACCAGCCCTCCATTGTTGATACAAAGCACCTTGGTTTGAGCAAGATTTTTCAACGTTGATTATTGATGTTAATTGCAAGCCATGTTATCAACCAGCTAGAAATGACAGTCGTTTAAATATTCACAACTAACTTATGCTGGCAATATGGCGTGCAAATGTTGATTGCCAGCCTGTTTGTTCCAAAATGGTTGTTCTGCAATATATCTCCAAATATGCTTCAAAAATAGAACAAAAATCAGAAGGCTATGTTCACATGCTCAAGAAAATAGTCGCTACAACTAATACTCAAGATACCATCTTGCTAGCATACCAAAAATTTATGATGGGGATAGTTGTTGATCGAGACATCAGCACAcaagaaacttgccatatgttACAAAAGCTACCATTGATCAGTTGTTCCCATCATTTTTTCTCCCTTAATATGAGCAGGAAGGTCCTCCACCGTATTACTAATCATAATGACAATGCTAAGCTCTGCAAATCTTATATTTCTTCTTATATGGAAAGGCCTATTGAATTGGAAAAAGTCTCACTAATACAATCAGCACAACAATTTTCATGCAATGACCAACATAAGAAGCATAAATGGCAAAAACTgcaaaaacaagcaattgtcaatgTTTACCCACAATTTAAAAGCTCTCCAAATGAGGATGATGACAACTTTGAAGCCTATTGTTGGAGTGAGTTTCTCTTGTACAAACCCTTTCATCATATTCCTATAGATATAGGTGCATCAACAGACCAAATCATTGCAAATTGGAAGCTATTGTACATGGATGGTTACTCACGTTGGCATATTTATGGAATAGAACAAGAATGCACAACAGAGAATGATGAAGACTGTGACACTAATTATTTTTTACATTCACACAATGAAGACTAGTATGAATGGGAGTACCTTTCACAAATGGGCGCTTCTAACAACATCACCATCAATGATCTCCAAATTTTAGGCAAACGAGATTATGATATTAACTTTGATTGGGCCGAACCTCATCCCACTAATCCACTTCATCTTACTATTGTTCACTTCATTTccacaaataaaataaattgccAACCTGCCCTTCTTCAACCACCTTCTTCTGCCACTGATGCATTCCCTTTGGCAGCAAAACAAAAACTTGCACTCGACCTTATTCTTGCGCATTACACATCTCACCAAACCATCCCGCCTCTACATATGATTATACAAGGCACTGCAGGCACTGGCAAATCATATTTGATACAATGCATTAGAAAAGAACTTAACCTCTCCACTACTCAAGAGCACAATCCTTTGCTTGTACTTGCCCCTACTGGTGTATCTGCATATAATATCCAAACAACAACAATCCATGCTACCCTACTCATCCCTCTTAGAGATATGCAGCCTTTGACAGGCCAATCTTTAATGTTCTTCCAAGAACAATACAAACAATTACAATATATTCTAATTGATGAGATGAGCTTTTTGGGTCCTAAATTGCTTTTAAAAATTGACAGCAGACTACGCCAAGCATTCCCTCACCAACAACATGAACCCTTTGGAGGTATCTCAGTAATCCTTGTAGGTGACCTTGGACAGCTACCTCTTGTCATGGACAAACCCTTGTATGCATCACATTCTACAACCCTAGCATTATGGCACTCTTTCCAAACTGTGGTAACCTTGGATACAAGTTTCCGACAACAAGGCACCTCAAATATACAACAATTTTGTGCAATCTTGCAAAACATTAGAAATGCCAATGCACTCCAAACAGATTGGAAAGTTCTTATGTCTCGATCCTCCACTAAACTAGCTTTTGATGATAACAAACAGTTTGACTGTTCAATtcatttatttgcaacaaatgTATTAGCCAAACACCATAATACTAAAATGTTAAAACAATTGCACCTACCTGTTGCCCAACTTCCAAGGCAAACTAGCATTGCATATGATAATGATGAACAACTCCTTTCAGAAATACTCCTCTCCCTCAATGAAAAAGTAATGTTAATTGCTAATCTATGGATACAAGTTAGCTTGGTCAATGGCTCATTAGGACAAATGAAATCCATTGTCTATGATACATATTCTAAACCTCCTGACTTGCCAAAGTACGTAGTTGTTGAGTTTAAAAATTATACTGGACCTCATTGGGACAATGCAAATCCTAAATTTGTGCCTACTACTCCTATTACTCGAGGTAGCCACACTCAGCTCACCCTTGCAATGGCTTGGGCTGTAACTATTCACAAATCCCAAGGCCTCACTTTGGACAAAGCAACAATAGATATTGGAAAGACTAAAAAACAGGGGCTCACCTTCACTACAATCTCACGAGTAAAATCACTTCAAGATCTAAGAATTGATCCACCTTTCACTTTTGAAAGGTACTCAAAATTACAAAGCAATGCTTATACTACTATCAGGAAGAAAGAAGAAAACAGATTGGCCACTCTATCCAATCAGATTTCTTCATCGCATCCCGATCATCCACTCTAATCAGCAACAACATCAGGTATGCCAATCCACACTTTCACTTGCACTCCACCATTTACCTTTTAACTTTCTGCACTCTCTTCATTTTTACTGTGCATTTGATAAATAACGTCACTCCTTTTCTTGTAGGTGCCATTTTGCGTGTTCTTCCACTGCTTGTTGTTCATACACACCCCCCCATTAAAGGCTTTCCTGCCTCCACCTACACTTTCTACACACAACAACGTTCAAGCTTTGCCTTGCATCATCAGGTATTCCAACAAATTTGTATGTTGCCTTCTCTTTGCATGCACATTTCACATTTAAAGATTCCACCACCCACTTTCCCCTTCCATCCCTAAAAAAGGTATAGCTATCTATTTCTATCAGGCTGTCCATTTTGGTGTGATGAATTTTAATTTACTCTTCAAATAATTTAATAGAAACTACCCATGATTACATTTTCCTGCATTGGGTTGCTCAGTTACAACATTATTCTCCTCCTCTGCCACTCCATTTCATTGGAGCAGAATTAGGTATGTACAATTTCAAACTTTTTTTGTTATGAAGATGATGTATCGACCATTTTAACCTCTACAGATACTGCAAGTACATTCCTTCCTGTTTTATTTCGGTCCAACAAATTTCTCTATAACCTTATACAATGTTCCGCTGTCGATCTTTAACCTCGTCTACCTGCTATTACAAACAAGAGCTAAAGAAACAGATTACAGCTCCTACATATACACAATGCAACTCATAAGCACAACAGGTAATCAAATTCAAACCTATATCATCACTAGTCATCTTCTATTCGTTTGTATGTTCACTACATGTCCATTCTTAGCAATTCAAGCTCACTTTTACCTGCTCAATTTCATAAACTACACTCTCTATTTACAATCATTGTTGTTCGAATAATTTAGCTTTTCTACATCGCTGATTTTCTTCTCTTTTACAACATTAAACGTGTCTCCGATGCATTTATGTTCTCGCTTCACTTTCACAAGCTATATTATTTGATGTCTTTCCTACTACCTAAGCACTGTTACAGGATCATATGCGTCTTCTCTCCAATGCTATATACACTATTGCAGCACTTACATTTTGAACAACATACAAACACTAAAAAGGTAAAGACTTCTCATTTTTGACTCTTTCCTATTTTATTTACATCACTGTTCATTACTTTTctctttattttattcattttcttcAACACGGATGTTATCAATACAAATTAGTAATTACCATTTTGATGCTGCCTCTTCTACGTACAGCTCATCCTAAGTTTTATTTCCATTTTTTTTCTCAAACATTTTTACATAAATTAACACTAACATTGCATGCCTCTTTCACATCCAGCTTGCTTATCGTTGAATACATCTTCTGTTTTTTGCTAATGCCTTCTCTGCTATGCTCATACTTATAAGATAACCTTATGAAACAACGATCCAACTCTACCAGGTATGTTTAACTTACTCTACACTCTTGACCATTCTTCGCATCTATTTTAACAGCATTTGATTATTCACTTCACAATTTTACATACTGCTTTCTAAGTTGCACTCACTTTTTTAAAATTGCCCATATCTAAGACTCATGCATTTACAGAACCACGTTATTGATCTCCACTATCTCCCACCAATAACTCTCAAAAAACATAAAAGGTGCTTCTACTCTCTTTAACTTCCATTTAAAGAGTGACCAGTTTTGTTTCCTTATATCCTCTTAGTTCTAATCGTTTCTGCAACTTCTCAAACTGTTTTATTCTAATGCCACCATTTCCAGTGCAGCACAAACTCTTTTGGTTTGATTACAATAATTCAACAATTGCAATTTCCTGCAGTTGGATAATAGAATGTCTTGCCGATTCTGTTCAAGCTGGTCTCTTTGCTATTACACAGTGGAGTTGAACAAACAGATTGGAACTGCTTCGTATATACAGTGCAAATCTA is a window from the Cryptomeria japonica unplaced genomic scaffold, Sugi_1.0 HiC_scaffold_2253, whole genome shotgun sequence genome containing:
- the LOC131873572 gene encoding uncharacterized protein LOC131873572, which gives rise to MGASNNITINDLQILGKRDYDINFDWAEPHPTNPLHLTIVHFISTNKINCQPALLQPPSSATDAFPLAAKQKLALDLILAHYTSHQTIPPLHMIIQGTAGTGKSYLIQCIRKELNLSTTQEHNPLLVLAPTGVSAYNIQTTTIHATLLIPLRDMQPLTGQSLMFFQEQYKQLQYILIDEMSFLGPKLLLKIDSRLRQAFPHQQHEPFGGISVILVGDLGQLPLVMDKPLYASHSTTLALWHSFQTVVTLDTSFRQQGTSNIQQFCAILQNIRNANALQTDWKVLMSRSSTKLAFDDNKQFDCSIHLFATNVLAKHHNTKMLKQLHLPVAQLPRQTSIAYDNDEQLLSEILLSLNEKVMLIANLWIQVSLVNGSLGQMKSIVYDTYSKPPDLPKYVVVEFKNYTGPHWDNANPKFVPTTPITRGSHTQLTLAMAWAVTIHKSQGLTLDKATIDIGKTKKQGLTFTTISRVKSLQDLRIDPPFTFERYSKLQSNAYTTIRKKEENRLATLSNQISSSHPDHPL